A stretch of DNA from Candidatus Desulfatibia profunda:
CAATGCGTGGGCTGGCGGAGAACTTGGCTTCGATATGTCCGCCACAAACCCGCCCACCTCAACACTGGGAGAACTCGGTCTTTCATTTACCAGGTTGGCGGGTTCCAAAATTTCCATCGTGAATGCCAAGCTGATGGCTTCGGAATCAGATAGTTTGACTAAAGTCATTTCTTCTCCGAAGATCTTAACCCTTGATAATACAGCAGCAACCATCAAGCAGGGTATAAAATATCCCTATAACAAACTAGATGCTGACGGAAATACCGTTACGGAGTTTTTTGATGTCGCGCTTGAACTGCAGGTTACACCGCATGTGACTTCTGACAGTCGCATTTCAATGAAAATCCAGCTTACAAATAATGATATTGGCAATGTTTATAATAATCAGCAATCTTTTAAAACTAAAGAGGCCAAGACCGAACTCTTGGTCAATGACGGCGACACGGTTATTATTGGCGGTATTAGATATTCAAAAAAAACGGAGGATGTTGGCGGGGTTCCGGGGCTCAAGGATATCCCTCTTTTGGGCTGGCTCTTCAAATCAAAAGGCAAAAAAGACGAGTCGACAGAGTTGCTGATATTTATTACCCCCAGGATCATTCAGCTCGAACAGCGCAACACGAGCTGATATCTAAAATATAAACATCCATTGGATCCGTTTGTTTGACAAAGAGGTCCCTCTGAAAATCAGAGGGACCTCTTTGACTTTAAATGTGTTATCTTCTGAGATTCTGAGCTTCGGTTTGGGCTTCCCGCGCCAGGGCGGTATCCGGGGACAGTTCAATGACCTTTTGATAGGCCTCGAATGCTTTTTTATAATCATGTGATAAGGCATAGGCCCTAGCAAGATCGAAATACAGGGGGGCGAAGCGCGGATAATCCTTAATGGCGGGTTCGAGCGTTGTCACGGCCTTTGAAATCTTGCCCATGGCGATGTACGTTCGGGCAAGTCCGAGTATGGCATAGATGAACTTGGGCTCTAAATCAAGGGCTTCTTTATAATATTTTTCAGCAGCGTCATACTCGCCTTTATGATAATACGCCAGTCCAAGATTGGACAGGGGATAATGGGGCGTTGCATAAAGAAGGTTTTGGGAAACCTCCTTGAATTGCTCAATCGCCAGGTCCCATTGTTTTTGGGCCAGATAGGCTGTTCCCAGGTTATTCCTGGCGGGAGCATAATCGGGATTTAGTTCCAGCGCTTTTTTGAAATGCTTGATCGCCAGCTCCGGTTTGCCCTTGGCCTTATAGGTAAGCCCCAGATCGTCATGAAGAAATGGATCATTCGGATAGAGCTCTTCCGCTTTCAAAAATTCCCTTAATGCCGACGTGTAGTCGCCTTCCTTTAAATAGGTTTCACCAAGATTTCTGTATGCTTCTTCCTGATTCTTACGAACTTCCAGGTTTGCAGTGCACGCCCCAAAACAAAATATAAAAAGTGCCAACAATGCCAAACCGAGCCGACGTGTTTTCATCTTTTCTCACCTCGCGGAGTTTTTCCTCCAATTGAGCGATGATGCTCAATTGGAAGTTATTGCTATGAATATTTTTCCGGCATCCCGAGCATAATGACCTTTACACCCTGATGCATCAGCAGTTGAATGACTCCGTCATTCAAAGGGACGTCTGCAAGCAAAACTTTCGGTCCTCCTACTTCGGCAACGAGAAAGCCGGGGATGGTAAGTGCCGTGTTATAGGCAGTCGGCCGGTCAGCCGCCCAAAACGTCGGGTTGTTGGAATAAGGAAGGCCTAAGGCGTCAAGCAGTTTCCGGATGACGGTATCAAGAGGGTCCTCGTTTTTAACCTGGATGATGTCAAAGCCGGTTTTTTTGATGGCGGCAACGGCATCACCGTAAAAATCTCCAAAGTCGATCAGCAGCGGGCTGCCGTTGCGCTTGGTGACCAGATTCGATACCGCCTGGACTTGAATAGCCGCATATGGAAAGGTGATGCTCACATTGGGAGCATAACGGTAACCCATGGCTGTAAGCAGATCATTGACCAGAGTCCTTTGGTCTGAAGCATCGATGGTAACGACGTTTTCATCGTTGCGGCTGGGGATGCTTGTCGGATTCGGGTTGGTTTCTTTTGGCCCTATGAGCACGTCTTTGACGACGATATCATGTTGCTCCAGGTAGCGGGCAATCGAGTCCGGCATGTGTTGGCCCGGATGGTCAATCAACGATATGCAAACCTTGCGACCGGGCTCTCCGGTTGCAAGCGGTTCAGCGATGATCCACTTTCCACGAGACTCTACTTCAACACCATGATCTGAAAATGACAAAGGGCTTGTTAAAAGCGTAATCCCGAGCGATTCAAAAACTGCATTAAACACCTGCTCTACAGAAGCATCGGCTGCAAGGCGAACGACTTTTACGTTGTCCAAAGCAGATATTATGATATCAACTTCAGGTTCCCGGCTGTTGGGATCATTTGGTAAAAGGATCCGGGTTCCGTCTTTAAGTTCCAACAGAGGCATGCGGGCAAGGTCGATCCGGAAATCTTCCCGGCCCGGCCTGGGAAGGTAGTAAGCGCCTTTATTATACAGTTTTGCATTCAATATCAAAGCAGCTTCCGCCAGCGGTGATCCTGGTTCATCTTTGCCGTTGTCTGAGGCCGGAAGTTCCGAAGCTTCAATCTCCGGGTGAATCGAACTGTCCAGGCTGCTGTTGTCGGTACTTGCAACCGAACGATCGAACAGGGATGGATACCAGGGCTGATTGCGAATGGCCGGATCTGGGAGTCGGATCATTTGTCCTACAAGAATCCGATCCAGATCTTCGATATCCGGATTGATAAGCTTGAATAACTTGATGCCTTCATGGTACGGCTTTGAGCCGTAAGCCCCGAACCTTCTCGAAATCAGTATGGACACGCAATCGCCCTCATGGACCTCATATTCCGCAGAATGCGTCTTAAGGGTTTCAGGCTTGTTGGAAATGGTTACAAAGGGAATGGTAACAATTCCTGTGGACTGTCCCGGCAGAGTCCCCTGTCTTAACTTCCTTAAAGGGATCATGATATACTGCCCGGGGCGAATTGTGTTGATATCGCTGATATGAGGGTTTATCCGTTTAAATATCCTTAAAAATTCCGGGAAATCCTCGTGGGCGATTTCTCCTTTTTGCTTGAAGAGTTTAAGCACCCAGTCATATTTTTGAACAACATAGGGATCACATAAAATGTCCCATCCCCTGTCATATCGGATGGTGTAACTTTTATACAAAAAGGCGCCGTTTGTCTTGACGGGTGCAAACAGCAGCGCCAAAAGGATTATGACAAGCAAACAAGATCTAACCATGCCTTCTCCGGTTCATGCTTTTTTAACCTTATTAAGATTCAATTCCCTTGCAATCTCTTCGGAGACACGCTTGACAAACTGTTTGAAATCATCTCCCTTTAACGGTTTTCCCGGAGCCGGGACCTTTTCAAGATCTTTTGGATGGATAAATACCGGGGCATTGATATAATCCGGATTTGGGGAAATGTTAAATTCTGATGGGAAACTATTTTGAAAATACATCTCCTGAAAACCGGAAAATTTCAAGGCGTGCGCGGTTGAATCGATGACGGCAATATCATTTTTTTCGACAATCCCTTGAGCCCGGGCGGCAACAAGGCCGGCCAACGATTCGCCGCCATGGGTACAGGCGATATGTCCGTTGCGGTTGGCCAAAAGTTCCCAATCCATGATGGCCTGCTCCGTCACTTGGGCAAAAAAGACGTTCTGTTTGCCGGACATGCGGTTATATATATCTACCAGATGGATGACCCTCGGCATTGAAACCGGGTTGCCGATCATGGCGGCCTGAGCCACGCTGGGCTTGACGATCACCGGAACAAACTTTCTCTTATCCGTATCAGGCTCCAGATAATAGCGATAAACAGGATTGGCATGCTCCGACTGGACACCTAAAATTTTCGGTAAAGTTTGAATGACACCTGTTTCATAAAATTTCAAAAATCCACTCATAACGGCGGTAATATTTCCGGCGTTGCCAATGGGGACAACGACCACTATGTTTTGCAGGTCATATTCAAACGCTTGAGCAATTTCAAAAGAATAGGACTCCTGTCCCAATATGCGCCAGGCGTTCTTGGAATTCAGAAGGGCAACATGGTAGTTTTCCGACAGAGCTTCCACGACCTTCATGCAGTCGTCAAACACGCCGGGAATTTCGAACACAGCCGCACCGCTTCCCAAGGGCTGGGAAAGCTGTTGGGGTGTAACCTTCTTGTGCGGAAGAAGCACTGCCGATTTAACACGAGGCTGAAGAAAAGAGGCGTATAATGCGGCGGACGCTGACGTGTCCCCTGTTGAAGCGCAGATAGCCAGGACGTCGGAAACCCGGTGCTCCCTGACCAAAAAGTTCAGATAACTCAAGGCGCTTGCCATCCCCCGGTCTTTAAAAGAAGCACTCGGATTTTGGCCGTCATTTTTAAAATAAAATCTGACACCGGCTTTTTCCTGCATAAAAGCATTGGCTTCAACAACCGGGGTATGCCCTTCTCCGAGATAGACCACGGCATCAAGCGGTATAACCGGGCCGATGAATTCATGATACAGATAGATGCCCTTCAGGGCAGGGATTGTGAGCATTTTACGATAATCGAAAATCTGCTGCCAGATCTTGCCCGGAATCTGCTTCAGACGGTCGAAGTTTAAGTCATAGATAAGAAGCAGCTGCCCGCAATCCGGACAGGTATAGAGCAACTTTTCAATACCGTAGGTGCGATCACAACCCAGACAACGATACATCAGGGCACTGCTGTGATCTGGAATGATATAAGGCCTTATATTTTCTGGAAAATTTTCAGGTTTCACGGTGTTATTGTTCTCATTCCGCCCATATAGGGCTGTAAGGCGTCCGGTATGGCCACCGAACCGTCGGCCTGCTGGCAATTTTCAAGTATGGCGGCAACTGTTCGTCCCACAGCGAGTCCGGAGCCGTTCAGGGTGTGGACAAATTCCGTTCCTTTTTTGCCCTTTCTCTTGAACCTGATATTGGCACGCCTGGATTGGAAGCTTTCAAAATTGCTGCAAGATGAGATTTCTCTGTAAACACCTTGCGCCGGCAGCCAGACTTCAATATCATAGGTTTTGGCTGCTGCAAAGCCCAAATCTCCTGTACAAAGAGCGACAACCTGATAGGGAATCTTTAGGCTTTTTAGAATCGCTTCGGCATCGTTTAGAAGTTTTTCGAGTTCAGCATACGAAGATTCCGGTGTTGTGAATTTGACCAGTTCAACCTTATTAAATTGATGCTGCCGGATCAATCCTCTGGTATCCTTCCCGTATGAACCGGCTTCGCTGCGGAAGCACGGGGTATAGGCCGTATACAGGATCGGCAGGACCTCTTCAGGCAAGATTTCACCCTTATGGATGTTGGTCAGCGGGACTTCGGCAGTAGGCACCAAAAAATAATCCCAGCCTTCCAGTTTGAAAAGATCCTGCTCGAATTTCGGCAGTTGGCCGGTACCGGTCATGCTGTCGCGGTTCACAATAAAGGGCGGCAGTATTTCTTGATAGCCGTGCACGGCGGTGTGCATATCGAGCATAAAATTGATCAGGGCCCGTTCCAATCTCGCCGCGGCGCCAA
This window harbors:
- a CDS encoding tetratricopeptide repeat protein, translating into MKTRRLGLALLALFIFCFGACTANLEVRKNQEEAYRNLGETYLKEGDYTSALREFLKAEELYPNDPFLHDDLGLTYKAKGKPELAIKHFKKALELNPDYAPARNNLGTAYLAQKQWDLAIEQFKEVSQNLLYATPHYPLSNLGLAYYHKGEYDAAEKYYKEALDLEPKFIYAILGLARTYIAMGKISKAVTTLEPAIKDYPRFAPLYFDLARAYALSHDYKKAFEAYQKVIELSPDTALAREAQTEAQNLRR
- the serS gene encoding serine--tRNA ligase, whose product is MLEIKFIRQNLAQVEKALAARGEPADLETFITCDAQRRDVLTEIEKLRHRRNVVSEKIADLMKKGEDSDNFVVEMREVSSQIKTLEQSLSALEEKINNILMVLPNIPHSSVSIGKDSSENPVVKTVGTLPDFDFKPLSHWELGEKLKILDFEKASKITGARFPLYFGAAARLERALINFMLDMHTAVHGYQEILPPFIVNRDSMTGTGQLPKFEQDLFKLEGWDYFLVPTAEVPLTNIHKGEILPEEVLPILYTAYTPCFRSEAGSYGKDTRGLIRQHQFNKVELVKFTTPESSYAELEKLLNDAEAILKSLKIPYQVVALCTGDLGFAAAKTYDIEVWLPAQGVYREISSCSNFESFQSRRANIRFKRKGKKGTEFVHTLNGSGLAVGRTVAAILENCQQADGSVAIPDALQPYMGGMRTITP
- the thrC gene encoding threonine synthase — encoded protein: MKPENFPENIRPYIIPDHSSALMYRCLGCDRTYGIEKLLYTCPDCGQLLLIYDLNFDRLKQIPGKIWQQIFDYRKMLTIPALKGIYLYHEFIGPVIPLDAVVYLGEGHTPVVEANAFMQEKAGVRFYFKNDGQNPSASFKDRGMASALSYLNFLVREHRVSDVLAICASTGDTSASAALYASFLQPRVKSAVLLPHKKVTPQQLSQPLGSGAAVFEIPGVFDDCMKVVEALSENYHVALLNSKNAWRILGQESYSFEIAQAFEYDLQNIVVVVPIGNAGNITAVMSGFLKFYETGVIQTLPKILGVQSEHANPVYRYYLEPDTDKRKFVPVIVKPSVAQAAMIGNPVSMPRVIHLVDIYNRMSGKQNVFFAQVTEQAIMDWELLANRNGHIACTHGGESLAGLVAARAQGIVEKNDIAVIDSTAHALKFSGFQEMYFQNSFPSEFNISPNPDYINAPVFIHPKDLEKVPAPGKPLKGDDFKQFVKRVSEEIARELNLNKVKKA